The following proteins are co-located in the Marispirochaeta aestuarii genome:
- a CDS encoding carbohydrate ABC transporter permease, with protein MIKSSYRVQRKISRLTLYAVLLSFGIVLLLPVAWMVTVSFRPNVEVLKIPPTWIPEKFTFDSYKKVLTNLRYLRCFWNSYFVSLTVTLLALFFGSLSGYGLARFNFRGKRALILFLLATQTFPLVLLSLPYFQVVVKLGLYDNLLSLILVYLSFCLPFSILMLRNYFQELPIELEEAAMVDGCTRLGALWRVTIRISFPAMVGTGLYTFLLAWNEFLFAMIVVESWSNRVLTIAIYSLLSEFVTDWTTMMSFSALASLPIIIAFIFLQKYVIRGMTMGAIK; from the coding sequence ATGATTAAGTCATCTTACAGGGTTCAACGGAAAATCTCCCGTCTTACTCTTTATGCTGTACTCCTCTCTTTTGGTATAGTCCTTCTACTTCCAGTTGCATGGATGGTCACTGTTTCCTTCCGACCGAATGTTGAAGTATTGAAGATTCCACCGACATGGATTCCCGAAAAATTCACATTTGATTCATATAAAAAAGTTTTAACTAACTTGAGATATTTACGATGCTTTTGGAACAGTTATTTTGTCTCTTTAACTGTTACCTTACTTGCTCTTTTTTTTGGAAGTTTATCGGGATATGGTCTTGCACGATTTAATTTCCGCGGGAAAAGAGCTTTAATCCTTTTTCTCCTTGCTACTCAGACCTTCCCGTTAGTATTGCTGTCATTGCCATATTTCCAGGTCGTTGTAAAACTGGGTCTTTATGACAATCTCCTATCTCTTATTCTAGTGTATCTTAGTTTTTGCCTGCCTTTTTCCATTTTAATGCTCAGGAATTATTTTCAGGAACTGCCCATCGAGCTTGAGGAAGCGGCAATGGTTGACGGATGTACACGACTTGGGGCGTTATGGCGCGTAACGATTCGAATTAGTTTCCCTGCAATGGTCGGTACAGGTTTATATACATTCCTTTTGGCTTGGAATGAATTCCTTTTTGCGATGATTGTTGTTGAATCATGGAGCAACAGGGTTTTAACTATTGCTATTTACAGTTTACTTTCTGAATTTGTTACAGATTGGACCACAATGATGTCTTTTTCAGCCCTTGCTAGTCTCCCGATTATCATCGCGTTCATTTTCCTGCAAAAATATGTAATACGAGGGATGACGATGGGAGCTATAAAATAA
- a CDS encoding response regulator transcription factor produces the protein MDSIRVLMVDDQLLFVESLKAVIETRADDISIVGIASDGNEAITMAEHFRPDVILMDVRMPSLDGVKATRIIHERFPDIQVMMLTTFDDDEYVCEALSCGAVGYLLKDIPPSEVIASIRAVKEGSVLISASVASKIIRIISSSHIKEEHEKNSEKLPDELKDLSHREREVLVLLSKGLNNKEIADRLFLAEQSVKNLVSVIYSKIGTHSRLEAMRIVMKTNLFDSDPDND, from the coding sequence ATGGATTCTATTCGGGTATTGATGGTCGACGATCAGTTACTTTTTGTTGAGAGTCTGAAGGCAGTAATTGAAACGAGAGCAGATGATATATCCATAGTTGGAATAGCTAGTGACGGAAATGAAGCAATAACCATGGCCGAGCATTTTCGACCTGATGTTATTCTCATGGATGTGCGTATGCCTTCGTTGGACGGGGTAAAAGCAACCAGGATTATACATGAAAGATTTCCGGATATCCAGGTAATGATGTTAACAACTTTCGATGATGATGAATATGTTTGCGAAGCTCTTTCCTGTGGGGCAGTCGGCTATCTTTTGAAAGATATTCCGCCAAGTGAGGTAATTGCATCAATTCGAGCAGTTAAAGAAGGGTCGGTCTTAATTTCTGCTTCAGTAGCATCTAAAATCATTCGGATAATTTCTTCTAGTCATATTAAAGAAGAACATGAAAAGAATAGCGAAAAATTACCCGATGAACTAAAAGACCTCAGCCACAGAGAAAGGGAAGTACTTGTTCTCTTATCAAAAGGTTTGAACAATAAAGAAATTGCTGACCGTCTGTTTTTAGCGGAGCAAAGTGTTAAGAACCTTGTGAGTGTAATTTATTCAAAAATTGGTACTCATAGCAGGCTTGAAGCTATGCGCATCGTAATGAAGACAAATCTTTTTGATTCCGACCCCGATAACGATTAA
- a CDS encoding ABC transporter substrate-binding protein: MRKKLRTVAVIIIITIAIGNVWAGGGQEATADGKTEIRWMQWKTTEVGQEVMDELKAEFEKANPDFTLTLVDHPFNGFHDKVVTLAQAQQLPEVILVQVDWVGEFAQSKIITTLDPLVAEEPANFLDQYYDAFKMQVEGKRYSLPLHAGCVALYYNTDIFAREGISQPPKSWAELTEIAKKVTKPEKNQYAFTGTLATEPPTNMTYDIYPLMFQAGAKIVDENNKPVFNSDAGVKALEFYKELMVESETSVPGILQNGEKEKRGNFAAGNIAMMFEGPWGVAIQKNLNPDKDFGITTLPWGETNGTIVRGSLFAIPSSTAKDEKKLEGAWELVKFISGPIGGEIWCRATGDLPGNKIVADKPFVKENKYMKVFIEQMGLPNAMAIPHLPYQVELNRIMTIEVQNFVDGKKSAKQALDDAAIKWEELISK, translated from the coding sequence ATGAGGAAAAAACTCAGAACTGTGGCTGTAATAATAATTATTACGATTGCCATTGGGAACGTCTGGGCTGGCGGGGGACAGGAAGCTACTGCGGATGGAAAGACAGAGATCAGATGGATGCAGTGGAAAACAACAGAAGTTGGTCAAGAGGTTATGGATGAGCTTAAAGCAGAATTTGAGAAAGCCAATCCAGACTTCACTCTGACCCTTGTCGATCATCCTTTTAATGGTTTTCATGACAAGGTTGTTACATTAGCGCAGGCGCAACAGTTACCGGAAGTTATCCTTGTTCAGGTAGACTGGGTTGGAGAATTTGCACAGTCCAAGATCATAACTACTCTAGACCCTCTTGTCGCTGAAGAACCGGCCAATTTTCTTGATCAGTATTATGATGCGTTTAAGATGCAGGTTGAGGGTAAACGATATTCTCTACCTCTGCATGCAGGTTGTGTAGCCCTATACTATAATACGGATATTTTTGCACGGGAGGGGATCAGTCAGCCCCCGAAAAGTTGGGCTGAACTGACGGAAATAGCTAAAAAGGTTACAAAACCAGAAAAGAACCAGTATGCGTTCACCGGAACTCTTGCAACAGAACCTCCTACGAATATGACGTATGATATCTACCCTCTCATGTTTCAAGCTGGGGCAAAGATCGTCGATGAAAACAATAAGCCAGTATTTAATAGTGACGCTGGTGTAAAAGCTCTTGAGTTTTATAAGGAACTGATGGTTGAGAGCGAAACTTCTGTTCCGGGTATTCTTCAGAATGGTGAAAAGGAAAAACGTGGGAATTTTGCCGCTGGGAATATAGCTATGATGTTTGAAGGCCCTTGGGGAGTAGCAATACAAAAAAACCTGAATCCTGATAAGGATTTCGGAATTACTACTCTTCCTTGGGGAGAGACAAACGGAACCATAGTACGAGGATCATTGTTTGCCATACCCTCGAGTACGGCAAAGGATGAAAAGAAATTAGAGGGAGCCTGGGAACTTGTTAAGTTTATCTCCGGTCCGATAGGCGGAGAAATCTGGTGTCGAGCAACAGGTGATTTGCCAGGAAACAAGATTGTAGCCGATAAACCTTTTGTAAAAGAAAATAAATATATGAAAGTTTTTATCGAACAGATGGGACTTCCGAATGCTATGGCAATTCCTCATCTTCCATACCAGGTTGAACTTAATCGAATCATGACTATAGAAGTGCAGAACTTTGTTGATGGAAAAAAGAGCGCAAAACAAGCACTTGATGATGCAGCTATAAAATGGGAAGAACTAATTTCTAAGTAA
- a CDS encoding transketolase family protein, translated as MDMRTVFMDELLKTAEKDKRIVFLDADLGKAGATASFADSYPDRKINAGVAESNMIGIAAGLASVGKIPFAHTFGCFASRRVFDQFFISAAYAKLGVKLVGTDPGVAAAFNGGTHMPFEDLGLMRIIPGLPVIEPSDPVSCIGLLRSVIDYPGPVYFRLYRKELPVLYKEDETFEIGKAKIVKNGGEGGVLLLALGGIMLNEALLAANELEERGVHVSVIDVLSLKPLDEDLLLKEIKESKIVLTCENHQKKNGLGSAVAELIAENGLSVPLVRIGVDDLFGQVGTEEWLKMNYGLSHESIIQAVLHRSAM; from the coding sequence ATGGATATGCGAACTGTTTTCATGGATGAACTTCTTAAAACAGCTGAGAAAGATAAACGCATTGTTTTCTTAGATGCTGATCTCGGAAAAGCAGGAGCAACCGCGTCTTTTGCTGATAGTTATCCAGATAGAAAAATAAATGCCGGAGTTGCTGAATCAAACATGATAGGTATTGCTGCAGGCCTTGCTTCTGTAGGCAAAATACCTTTTGCGCATACCTTTGGCTGCTTTGCATCAAGACGTGTATTTGATCAATTCTTTATATCGGCAGCCTACGCGAAACTTGGAGTTAAGCTTGTTGGCACAGATCCTGGTGTGGCTGCGGCCTTTAATGGCGGAACCCATATGCCCTTCGAGGATTTGGGATTAATGAGAATAATTCCAGGGCTCCCTGTTATTGAACCTTCAGATCCTGTTTCATGCATTGGGTTATTGAGATCTGTGATAGATTATCCAGGGCCTGTCTATTTTCGTCTATACAGGAAGGAATTACCTGTTCTGTATAAAGAAGATGAAACCTTTGAAATTGGTAAAGCAAAAATAGTAAAGAATGGTGGAGAAGGAGGAGTCCTTTTATTGGCTTTGGGTGGTATTATGCTGAACGAGGCTCTTTTGGCTGCCAATGAACTCGAAGAACGAGGGGTTCACGTTTCTGTGATCGACGTTCTTTCATTAAAACCTCTTGATGAGGATTTGTTACTTAAAGAGATTAAAGAATCTAAAATTGTACTAACCTGCGAGAATCATCAGAAAAAAAATGGACTAGGTAGTGCAGTTGCAGAGTTGATAGCAGAAAATGGACTATCTGTACCATTAGTCAGAATTGGAGTTGATGATTTATTTGGGCAGGTTGGAACAGAAGAATGGTTGAAGATGAATTATGGCTTGAGTCATGAATCAATTATACAGGCGGTACTACATAGGAGTGCTATGTGA
- a CDS encoding transketolase gives MTATEIGESVRFATEIRKLALQGIGNLGVGHVGGTMSIIDALAVLYGRWINCDPQNPSKIDRDRLVLSKGHAGPALYATLSLVGFFPQEWLLTLNCGGTRLPSHCDRNLTPGIDMTTGSLGQGLSAACGMALGYKIDGINGWIYCIIGDGETDEGQIWEAAMFASQYRLKRLIAFTDYNKMQIDGPTQEVMDLGDIEGKWQSFGWNVLRADGHDHELIDSAICSARNSKEKPTMIILDTIKGKGCSFAEGDLNSHNMSVSPAQLKDALEALDRELR, from the coding sequence GTGACTGCCACTGAGATCGGCGAATCTGTAAGATTTGCTACAGAAATACGGAAGTTGGCTTTACAGGGAATAGGAAATCTTGGGGTAGGGCATGTCGGAGGTACCATGTCCATTATTGATGCTCTTGCAGTCTTGTATGGACGTTGGATAAATTGCGACCCACAAAATCCATCAAAAATAGATCGTGACCGGCTGGTACTTTCGAAGGGACACGCTGGACCGGCTCTTTATGCAACGCTTTCTCTGGTTGGTTTTTTCCCGCAGGAGTGGTTGCTAACTCTTAATTGTGGGGGAACTCGGCTGCCCAGCCATTGCGATCGGAATTTAACCCCTGGAATAGATATGACTACAGGTTCACTTGGTCAAGGGTTGTCAGCAGCTTGTGGGATGGCTCTTGGATATAAAATAGATGGGATAAATGGATGGATATACTGCATTATTGGAGATGGTGAGACTGACGAAGGACAAATTTGGGAAGCTGCTATGTTTGCTTCACAATACAGGCTCAAACGACTTATCGCATTTACAGATTACAATAAAATGCAGATTGATGGACCTACTCAAGAGGTTATGGATCTAGGTGATATTGAAGGAAAATGGCAAAGCTTTGGGTGGAATGTTCTAAGGGCTGATGGACATGATCATGAACTCATTGATTCGGCTATATGCTCTGCACGAAATAGCAAGGAAAAGCCTACTATGATAATCCTTGATACAATTAAAGGAAAAGGATGCTCATTTGCTGAGGGTGATCTTAATAGTCATAATATGTCAGTAAGTCCAGCTCAGTTAAAAGACGCCTTAGAAGCATTAGATAGAGAACTAAGATAG
- a CDS encoding carbohydrate ABC transporter permease, which produces MVETGILRSNKFFTLKKMQAYFFVLPGIIILLVLLVYPLIQVMVLSFFQGNLLEREFIGLSNYIQLFSDPVFWKALLQTSYFTINSVIFHFLIGLSLALILNQHINSNIRSLFRGFLIIPWLLAPTVAAMIWILIYNPFGMLNGLLTSFNLLSGRGQSINWIGNPNLSLLSVTVVNIWRGYPFTMVMLLAALQGIPDELYEAARIDGASPIKSFFYITIPALKGTMFTVGLLDIIWTFRHFDIIFAMTGGGPMNSSEVMTTHIYNLAFRSLKWGYAAAEAVIMFLVMLIFSTFYIRNLKKGETGND; this is translated from the coding sequence ATGGTCGAAACAGGCATTTTGCGTAGCAATAAATTTTTTACTCTTAAGAAAATGCAGGCATATTTTTTTGTTCTACCCGGCATTATTATTTTACTTGTACTTTTAGTGTATCCACTAATTCAAGTAATGGTTCTGAGTTTTTTTCAAGGGAATCTTCTGGAAAGAGAGTTTATCGGATTATCAAATTATATTCAACTTTTTTCTGATCCTGTTTTCTGGAAAGCTTTATTACAGACAAGTTACTTTACCATAAACAGTGTGATATTTCATTTCCTTATCGGACTGAGCCTGGCTTTGATCCTAAATCAACATATCAATTCTAATATTCGTAGTTTGTTCAGAGGTTTTTTGATAATCCCTTGGCTTTTGGCACCCACAGTTGCCGCAATGATCTGGATACTCATATATAACCCTTTCGGAATGTTGAATGGTTTACTGACGTCATTTAATCTCCTAAGTGGACGCGGCCAGAGCATCAACTGGATTGGGAATCCAAATCTTTCGTTATTATCCGTTACAGTAGTAAATATCTGGAGAGGTTATCCTTTTACGATGGTAATGTTACTGGCTGCATTACAAGGGATCCCTGATGAGCTGTATGAAGCTGCCAGAATTGATGGGGCATCTCCAATTAAAAGTTTCTTTTACATCACAATCCCTGCACTGAAAGGGACAATGTTTACTGTAGGATTATTGGATATAATTTGGACTTTTAGACATTTTGATATCATATTTGCCATGACAGGCGGCGGTCCTATGAATAGTTCAGAGGTCATGACTACTCATATATATAACCTTGCTTTCCGATCTCTCAAATGGGGATATGCTGCCGCTGAGGCCGTTATAATGTTCCTGGTAATGTTGATATTTAGTACTTTCTATATACGTAATTTAAAAAAAGGAGAGACTGGGAATGATTAA
- a CDS encoding RpiB/LacA/LacB family sugar-phosphate isomerase, whose amino-acid sequence MKKENTIAIASDLSGFPLKNAVVDYLKEKDDLNIIDFGIEDEEHPQPYFIQAPKVAECIQEGKADKGILICGTGQGMAIVANKHKGIYACVVDGVFAAERSKIINNANIITMGGWITAPFLATQIVEAWLSVSFTQKMEFKKDFLTNAFNQVVELETRTMR is encoded by the coding sequence GTGAAAAAGGAAAATACAATCGCTATTGCGTCAGATTTATCCGGCTTTCCTCTTAAGAATGCAGTTGTGGATTATCTGAAAGAAAAAGATGACCTTAATATTATTGATTTTGGAATAGAGGATGAAGAACACCCTCAGCCATATTTCATCCAAGCCCCAAAGGTAGCAGAATGTATCCAAGAGGGAAAGGCGGATAAAGGTATTCTGATATGCGGTACTGGTCAGGGAATGGCAATTGTAGCCAACAAGCATAAAGGGATTTATGCCTGTGTTGTGGATGGGGTCTTTGCTGCAGAGCGATCTAAGATTATTAATAATGCTAATATTATCACTATGGGAGGGTGGATAACAGCCCCTTTTCTTGCAACACAGATAGTAGAAGCATGGCTTTCGGTATCCTTCACTCAGAAAATGGAGTTCAAGAAAGATTTCCTTACTAATGCTTTTAATCAAGTTGTTGAACTTGAGACCAGGACTATGAGATAG
- a CDS encoding iron-containing alcohol dehydrogenase: MIEFLASQVQIVETKTFSLDVINRVLLYLDANDGPILIIKDPRSDPVIETVLDKLSIEKEITVLDRIVPNPECRDIDIMVESAKKLKPNLIIGIGGGSTLDSAKAVAMLLINQGKLDEYLGRDAIRKVLKNGIPLVLVPTTTGTGSEVTRFGVYTSGCGRKHTLASDLLRPNAAILCEELVSSLPAFLVAITGFDALTHALEALWNKNASAVSDSIAEQAFIRIYNSIRKAWKEAADSEKERYPGANERYSLLCGANLAGIAFDKTGTAAIHALSFVLSEMWHVPHGYACAFFTDAVYDINSKNEYVANKLFRIARELSIADGSNINNAVKKLGVAIKRLRSDLGLGSDFDSLENAMVSQFHPNGRGDSFAAFDACLDDPKMNNNIIPIDLELIRSIIKRKVI; this comes from the coding sequence ATGATCGAATTCCTGGCAAGTCAAGTACAAATTGTCGAAACAAAGACTTTTTCTTTGGATGTTATTAATCGGGTTTTATTATATTTGGACGCTAATGATGGACCGATCTTAATTATCAAAGATCCGAGAAGCGACCCTGTTATAGAAACAGTATTGGATAAACTTTCAATAGAAAAGGAGATAACTGTTTTAGATAGAATTGTACCTAATCCTGAATGCCGAGATATAGACATAATGGTTGAGTCTGCAAAGAAATTAAAACCAAATCTGATTATTGGCATCGGTGGCGGTTCGACTCTTGACTCAGCAAAGGCTGTCGCCATGCTTCTAATCAATCAAGGAAAACTTGATGAGTATCTTGGAAGGGATGCGATACGAAAAGTATTAAAAAATGGGATTCCTCTTGTACTTGTTCCCACAACCACAGGAACAGGGTCAGAGGTTACAAGGTTCGGTGTATACACATCAGGATGTGGTAGAAAACATACGTTAGCTTCTGATCTCCTGCGTCCAAATGCAGCCATATTGTGCGAAGAGCTTGTTTCTTCTTTGCCAGCTTTCTTGGTAGCGATCACTGGTTTTGATGCTTTAACCCATGCTTTAGAGGCTCTGTGGAATAAGAATGCTTCAGCAGTTTCTGATAGTATCGCAGAACAAGCGTTTATAAGGATATATAACAGTATCCGAAAAGCTTGGAAAGAAGCCGCTGATAGTGAAAAAGAACGATATCCTGGAGCAAACGAGCGATATTCGCTATTGTGTGGAGCAAACTTAGCTGGGATAGCATTTGATAAGACTGGAACAGCTGCTATTCATGCACTTTCATTTGTTCTATCTGAAATGTGGCATGTACCCCATGGTTATGCATGTGCTTTCTTTACTGACGCTGTGTATGATATTAACTCGAAAAATGAGTATGTTGCTAATAAACTCTTTCGTATTGCAAGGGAGCTGAGCATTGCGGATGGCAGTAATATAAATAACGCAGTAAAAAAGCTAGGAGTTGCGATTAAAAGGCTTCGTTCGGATTTGGGTTTGGGTTCTGATTTTGACAGTCTTGAAAACGCAATGGTAAGCCAGTTCCATCCGAATGGTAGAGGAGATTCTTTTGCCGCGTTTGATGCTTGTCTCGATGATCCCAAAATGAATAATAATATTATTCCAATAGATCTTGAGCTTATACGTTCAATTATCAAGAGAAAGGTAATATGA
- a CDS encoding sensor histidine kinase, which produces MEYAILLLISYPESDDLQIATVLMFVLISESNFKLKGFSGFFLSVIFIGVFVISRPSEPIWSSNFFTPSATDLIAFCFFSLFTSSLTTLLHMYQSIAVREMQTIKQLENNIHKLTNVNIDFQDYAAAIGFQSIENERKRISREIHDTIGYSLTNIIMMMEAASDITPQDSEKLSSLIEITRTQAQMSLQETRRALRELRINEQEQISGQKAINKLITIFEKVTGVEVSIEYGNIPLVLPDEVNSFLYRMIQEGLTNAFKHGKATRISIYFWMTEQKILYIHVRDNGIGDTGEIIEGIGIAGMKERAEKLHGKVEARYVFDGFQLFAEIPL; this is translated from the coding sequence TTGGAATACGCAATACTTTTGCTCATTAGTTACCCTGAAAGTGACGACCTACAGATTGCGACTGTGTTAATGTTCGTTCTTATTAGTGAGTCAAATTTCAAACTAAAAGGCTTTTCAGGATTCTTTCTTTCTGTAATCTTTATAGGAGTATTCGTAATAAGCCGACCTTCCGAACCTATCTGGTCATCAAACTTTTTTACGCCATCAGCAACGGATTTGATTGCCTTTTGTTTCTTTAGTCTTTTTACCTCCTCTTTAACAACTCTTCTCCACATGTATCAATCGATAGCAGTGCGAGAAATGCAGACGATTAAACAACTGGAAAATAACATCCATAAATTGACAAATGTAAATATCGATTTTCAAGATTATGCAGCGGCAATCGGTTTTCAATCCATTGAAAATGAACGAAAAAGAATCTCACGGGAAATCCATGATACAATTGGATATTCCCTTACAAATATAATAATGATGATGGAAGCAGCTTCAGATATTACTCCACAAGATTCTGAAAAGCTCTCATCTCTTATAGAAATCACAAGAACCCAGGCTCAGATGAGTCTGCAGGAAACTCGGCGTGCTCTTCGTGAGCTTCGAATAAATGAGCAAGAACAAATTTCTGGACAAAAGGCGATTAATAAACTTATTACAATCTTTGAGAAAGTAACAGGTGTTGAGGTTTCAATCGAATATGGAAATATACCATTAGTACTACCAGACGAGGTAAATAGTTTTTTGTATAGAATGATTCAGGAAGGGCTAACAAATGCATTTAAGCATGGTAAGGCAACCAGAATCTCAATTTATTTTTGGATGACCGAACAAAAGATTTTATATATCCATGTCCGCGATAATGGAATAGGAGACACAGGGGAGATAATTGAAGGAATTGGCATTGCAGGAATGAAGGAACGAGCAGAGAAATTACACGGTAAGGTAGAAGCGCGGTACGTATTCGATGGTTTCCAGTTATTTGCAGAAATTCCGCTTTAA